The region CATCGCCTCCGGCGGCAACGCCGGACTCGCGTGCGCGTGGGCGGCCCAGCAGCAGGGCGTGCGGGCCACGGTGTTCCTCCCGGCCACCGCCCCGGAGGTCAAGGTCGCCAAGCTCCGCGGCTACGGCGCGGACGTGCGCCTGGTGGGCTCGGAGTACGCCGAAGCGCTCGCCGCCTGCGAGAACTTCACGGCCGCGACCGGTGCACTCCCCTCCCACGCCTACGATCACCCCCTGATCGCCGCCGGGGCCGGCACCCTGCTGGAGGAGATCCGCACCCAGATCCCGGGCCTGGACACCGTGGTGGTCGCCGTCGGCGGCGGCGGCCTGTTCGCCGGCATCGCCACCGCCGCCCAGCACCACGGCATCCGCACCGTCGCCGTGGAACCGGAGAACTGCCGCGCCCTCAACGCCGCCCTCGAGGCCGGCCACCTCGTCGATGTCACCGTGGACTCCGTCGCCGCCGACTCCCTCGGCGCACGCCGCACCTCCGCCATGGCACTGCACGCCGCCCAGCAGGAACGCGTGCACTCCGTGCTCGTACCGGACAGCGAGATCATCCGGGCCCGCCAGGCACTGTGGGACCACCGCCGCATCGCCGTGGAGCACGGAGCGGCAACCGCGCTCGCCGCCCTCACAGCCGCGCCGCACCATGTACCCCACCGCGACCTGCCCACCAGGCCCACCGGGCCGTCCCGCAACTACCGCCCCGCCAACGGCGAGAAGGTCGCCGTCGTGCTGTGCGGAGCGAACACAGACCCCGCACAGCTCACCTGGCAAACCCCCGAGCACTGACCCACCAGCCCGAAAGAGAAGCCCCGTTCCTGGAACGGCGGTTTCTAGGGATCGTCGCAACACGTGGTCGGTTGTGTCAGAAGCCGTAGTCCTATCGACCGTGAGGGCGGTTTTGGTCGAACGGGTTGCCTGGTCGGGTGATTTCGGCCGGGTCGGTGCATGAAGGCAGGACCTCCGGTGCAGCACGAGGGTTGCGAAGCCAACTCGTCTACGCCCGGAGGTCCTGTTGTCGCAGTTCTACGCCGTTTCGCCGGTTGTCTTCAACTCGGCGCGTTCTTCGTGCGTTTGCCTCGCTCACCGGTTCGGGAACGCGGCCGACCGGCCGGTTCCCGGTCTACGGCTCGGACATGACGGACGCGCAGTGGGCGGTGGTGCGCGACGCGCTGCCGGTCCCGGCGTGGATGGAGGGAAAGGGCGGGCACCGTTCAACCAGGCAGTCCGTGACAGCGGACGGTCCGTCGTTGAAACGCACCGGCGCCGGCCACCCATCACGAAGGTGGCACCGGGCCCTGACGGGCGCTCAGCGTTCGGCCTCCGCCCGCTCTATCCCCCTCTGTTCACGTATGTGGGCGTCAATCACTCGGGCCTTGCGTATGGGCTCAGTCGGCTCTGGCAGTGGTTCGCCACGGACCGCCGCTCCCAGGCACTCCAGGCCGTATGAGCAGACCGTCCAAGGCAACAAGAGCGATCCCCCGTGCACCAGGTAGTCGGTCAGTTCGTGAGTCATGCCCATGTAGCCGAGCACCTCTTCGATCCGCTCCCGAAGTTCCTTGTCGCGGATGCGGAGGACGGTGGGTTCCACCTGCGCGGCGAGCTGGCTCAGCTCCTGATCCCACGCGCCGAACCCTCTGTTGTCCTGAGGAAGATCTCGCGCCCGCTGCTTGATCACGTACAGCTGAATGATCATTTCCTCCACGGCGGCCTCGGCCTTCTCCTCTATTCGAAAGTCTCGCGTCGCCTTCGCCTGACGGTTCTGGGCCACCACCGAGGCCCAGATCGACAGTCCGCCACCGACCGCGGTACCCACCAAGGTGCCCGCGAGCCCCACCCACACCGATCCGTCCATACGGATCATCATGCCGACGGGACCAACCCCGTGGGGTGATCCCGTCAAGTCCTGTGAGTCCCGGAGTCCGGCCCAGCGCAGGCGGCTGAGGACGATCCGCGAGACAGCTGCGGTTTCAGTTCAGGCGGTGGCCGAGGGCCGACTGCGGCAGCGCGGTGCTGGTAGGCGCAGAGTCCTGGGGCGCCGAGGGCGAGGGGACCACGTGGACCGAGGCCGCGGCCGCCGTCGGCGCCTCCGCCCCGGACGCTTTCGGCGAACGGGTGCGCCGCAAGGCCAAGCTGCTCGGCGCCGAGCAGCGCCGGCGTGGAAGGCAACGACGGGTCGAGTGATCCGCCGGTGCGCCGGACTGGAGTGCCGGGGACGAAACCCGTCCGTCACTGCCGGCGCCGGTCGTACTCCGCCTTGAGGTACTTGAGGCGGCGGCGAACCTGTTGGCCCACGCGCGCCGCCTCCCCGGTGGGAACGCCGGCCTGCAGCGCGGCCTGGGTCCAGGTCGCTTCGGCGTCATCGGCGTAGGCGAGAGCCACGGACCGCTGGTCCGGATCCAGACGGCGCAGTACCCATTCGACACGGTCGTCGAAGCCTTCCAGCAGCGGATCGCCGACAGGGTCGCGAGCGCCGGAGGATGGTACGACGTCGTCGTCCTGGTCGAGCGCTTTGATGAAGCGGTGGCGGATCTCGCGCTCCCACTCGGGCTTGCCGTCAGTGGACGCACGCGTGACTGCGGCGCCCAACAGCCGCGCTATCGCCGCATCGGAGCGCGGCATGTCGTCCCAGGCGGGATTGAGCAAGCCACCCGCGGTCCGGGCACGCCAGCGGTCGGGCTTCTTACCGAGCAGGGACTGGGTCAGGTCGTCCAACTGAGCGTCGGGGCCGTCGCCACGGTGAACGACCGTGTGGCGTGCTTGCAAGGCAGCGGTGTAGGCCGAGCGTGCGGCGAAGCCGCTTCCCCACGTGCGGGCCCCCGATCGCTTCAGGTGCCGGTACAGCGTCATCAGGGCCTTGTCGGGGTGTCGACCGTGTGCCGGTGCGAGGGCGGCGGCGAGTTGCCCCAGCGGGGAGAGGGCGCCGCCCGCCCGCTTGGCGGCACCGTCACCGCCGATCCTCAGAATGATCGGTCCGAGCATGCCCGCTTCGACCCGTGCCCCGGGCGCCGGGCGCACCTCGCGGGTGACGAAGCGGTCCAAGGACATCGTCTCCAAGACCTGCACGACGCGCCACATCCACCGGCCGAGGAACCTGTCGGCCGCCGGGAAAGCGGGCACGGTGGGCGTGGTGCAGTCGTCGTGCACCAGACGCCCGAAGGCGTCGCGGCCACAGCGCGCCGTGTCGAACGCCCCCCAGGGGCAGGCGCGGGCACGCGGGGGCAGATGCTCGGACTGTTCGGCGAACACCTCACCCAACATCTCCGCCGCGGCGCGCAGCAGGTCCTCTCCTCCGTCTCCGGCGGGCATCAGGTCGCCCAGGACAGGGCCGAAGCCATAGGGGAAATGCTGCTGGAGAGCACGGCGGGCGGCCCTCACCCGGGCAACGACCTGGTTCAGCAACTCGATCTCGGCGCGGACGGGCCCGTCCGCGCACAGGCCGGCCAGCTGCCGCGGATCAGGGCGGGGCGTGTCGCCCAAGCGCACCTCTCGCGTCTGGACCGGAACACGCGCGCTGAGACCACAGTCCTCGCCGAGACCGGTGACCGGACCGGCGACCCAGTACGGTCCACGCCGGGCCGGGACGTGCACCAGCTCGATGTTCGTCCTCCCCACGTCGGCGCCGCTCGCGCGGCACCCCTTGGTCACCTGCGGTCCAGCAGCAGCACGGCCAGCGTCATCGCCGCGATCGCGACCGCGGCCGCGTCCGAGGAGCTCGCGCCCGCCGCCCGCAGCATGCCGAACACCAGGCCGCCGCACAACGCCAACACCAGCACCAGCACCCACAGGGGCATTTGAACCACCTCCAGCGGGCAGATCCATTCCGCCCTCACCTCATACCGCCGAGAAACACCCCGACCGACAAAAAACTTTGGACGGAATCTCCGACGCCTCGGGCGGCAGCGAGAGACGATCAATATCCCGTACCCGTTCGGAAGAGCAGCCTGAGGCTGATAGGCGCAGGGCCTTCTCACCTGCATCGATGCCTTGCCCCGGGAAGGGGGGCCGGACATCAATGCGGTGAGGGAATCAGCCGGTGTGGCAGCAGGCCACGATCACCGCTCCGCGCACGAACCATTGGCGAAGATCGTCATCGCGAACAGCGTCACGTGAGGTCGCCTCGCACGCCCTGTTGGGCGGCGCACTCGCCTTCGACAACCTGGTGTGCGACATGTGGCTGGGTCGGCGCGGACCTGGACCCGGACGAGATCGACGTGGAGCGCCTGTCTCTCCTTGCGGCAGGTCGCGTTCGGCGAACGGGTGCGCCACAAGACCAAACGGCTCGCTGGCGGACAGCGACGCTGTGCAGCACAGCGTCGCCCTGTTCCCACTGCCGCGCCGTGACCCGGATCACACCGGCATCCTGGAGATTCAATGCCGATGGCCCGCTCTCCCGGGACCGAGAGGTGAAGCATCCCTTTATGCAAGGAGCTGCCAGATCATGACCCTCCAGAACTCCGCATCGACCCAGGAGAGTTACCACATCGTCCCCGCCCGCGCAGGAACCGCGCAGACGTTCGTCGTCTCCACTGCTGACGGCGCCCGCCTGGGGCAGCAGAGCGAAGTGCCTCGCGATGAGGAGTGGCACGTACAGCATTGATACGGGAAGCGGTCCCAACGGCTCGCCGCCGAACAGCACCGTCGTGCCGCGCTGCAGCGTCCCCACGCACTTGGCGCCGACCGCTCGCGCGAGACCTCGATTCGGAGGAACGAGCAGTGAGATCAGACTGGCGAAGGAAGCTCATGGGCGGACCAGCGCCTCTTCCCACATCACCAGGTAGACCGCGGGGTGAACGGGGCCCGATGCCCATCGTGGAGACCGCTGCATACCTCACGCAGGCCTTGCCGAGATTCCCGCCGACACCGCAGGCGACACCGTCCGGATTTGGACGCGCACCGTCGTCTCTGCCCAGCGGGCCCGATTTGAACAACGTGCTGTCCGCCTCGGCCCACGGCGCCGTCATCGAAGACGAGATCCATGACCTGATTCGTCAGGCCGACAAAGAAGGAGCCTTCTGGCACCGCAGCAACCAGCCTGACCACGCCGAAGCCACGCGGGTCCTAAGCGTGATCATCTGGCCGACGGGCGGAGCTCTGGGGTCGGCACTGCCTCAGGTCATCGAACGCAACCTCGACGCCCTCTGCTCCAGAGTGCTCCTTGTCCCGCGCAGCGACCGATGGAGGGACGCCGTCTCCACAGCACTGCTCGGCGACTGGAACCGGGAATTGAACCACGATGTTGATCCGGCCACCGCGCTCAGCATGCTCAAGGCGGAGGCCCGTACGCATCACCGGCACTCGGTGCCCATCTGGCGGCGCGGGACCAGGCACGGGCGTGTGCTCTCCCTGGACGCCGACCTCGGCGGCCTGTCGCTGCACGACCTGGTCGCCGCCGACATGGACCTGCTCACCCACACGACGGACGGGGCGTATGAGGACGAGCGCCTCAACCGTGTGCTGCGCGGCCTGGCCGAAGCCGAACAGAAAGTGGTGCGCGCACGCGCCGCGCGCGAGGGCACCACCTGGACCGAGGCCGCAGCCGTCACCGGCGCCCCCGACCCGGTCGCCTTCGGAGAACGAGTCCGGCGCAAGGTCAGCCGGCT is a window of Streptomyces sp. B21-083 DNA encoding:
- a CDS encoding threonine/serine dehydratase, which produces MHQLTYGDIKAATDRIAGRIRPVTLAPVDPGAIRTAHRDPLDDREPQDCEVWLALEYMQHTGSFKARGAQNFIQAHREAGTLPEAGVTIASGGNAGLACAWAAQQQGVRATVFLPATAPEVKVAKLRGYGADVRLVGSEYAEALAACENFTAATGALPSHAYDHPLIAAGAGTLLEEIRTQIPGLDTVVVAVGGGGLFAGIATAAQHHGIRTVAVEPENCRALNAALEAGHLVDVTVDSVAADSLGARRTSAMALHAAQQERVHSVLVPDSEIIRARQALWDHRRIAVEHGAATALAALTAAPHHVPHRDLPTRPTGPSRNYRPANGEKVAVVLCGANTDPAQLTWQTPEH